Within Williamwhitmania sp., the genomic segment AAAAGATATCCTTAGCTATAGCAAGGAGGAAGCTATCCGACTTGGAAATCCTTCCATAGGGACAGAGCATCTGTTCCTCGGAATCTTGCGTGAAGGCGAGGGTATCGCGGTTGACATACTTAAATCGTTAGGTGCAGATATACAAGCACTTAAACAACTAGTTGAAGAAAGAATACGAACCGATATGGTTATGGATCTTTCTGAGTTGGAAAATTTAAATCTTTATAAATCAGCGGAGAGGGCCCTTAAACTCGTATTTTTGGAAG encodes:
- a CDS encoding Clp protease N-terminal domain-containing protein — protein: MDSNFSKRIKDILSYSKEEAIRLGNPSIGTEHLFLGILREGEGIAVDILKSLGADIQALKQLVEERIRTDMVMDLSELENLNLYKSAERALKLVFLE